A portion of the Carya illinoinensis cultivar Pawnee chromosome 11, C.illinoinensisPawnee_v1, whole genome shotgun sequence genome contains these proteins:
- the LOC122282467 gene encoding protein FAR1-RELATED SEQUENCE 5-like has product MKCKLQASPIFPFHSRTNPPIGEHSASSSHAVEPENISPDSTGKTMSTPSYHDTIESNQTNQSGPGPQNVLHTEGAEIVEEPKLSMVFQSEEELLSYYKRYGQQCGFGIMTQRSHRFEDMSVRYVTVGCARGEKVRNRTSNVARPCPTSKTDCKATINALFRKGMLTLSSVNNTHNHSLSPQKSRFFCCNREVSESVKRVLDINDQARIRMSKSFASLVQEAGGFENLPFNEKDCCNYIDRAHHLRLGKGGVGVLREYFTQMQYKNDRFFSLMDMDDDGRLRHVFWADARSRAAYKYFGDIVTFDTTYLTNRYGMPFAPFVGVNHHGQSILLGA; this is encoded by the exons ATGAA GTGTAAACTGCAGGCAAGTCCGATATTCCCATTTCACTCAAGGACTAATCCTCCCATTGGGGAACACTCTGCAAGTTCAAGCCATGCCGTTGAGCCTGAAAATATATCACCTGACTCTACGGGAAAAACTATGTCTACGCCTTCGTATCATGATACTATTGAATCAAATCAAACGAACCAATCTGGGCCAGGGCCACAAAATGTATTGCATACTGAAGGGGCCGAAATCGTAGAGGAGCCGAAGTTGAGTATGGTGTTTCAATCTGAAGAGGAGTTACTTTCTTACTACAAAAGGTATGGGCAACAATGTGGTTTTGGGATAATGACACAAAGGAGTCATAGGTTTGAGGATATGAGTGTTAGATATGTGACAGTGGGTTGTGCTCGTGGTGAGAAGGTACGGAACCGTACATCAAATGTCGCAAGACCATGTCCGACATCAAAGACAGATTGTAAGGCAACGATAAATGCCCTATTCAGAAAAGGGATGTTGACGTTGTCGAGTGTTAACAATACCCATAATCACAGCCTAAGTCCACAAAAGTCGAGATTCTTTTGCTGCAATAGAGAAGTCAGTGAGTCTGTTAAGAGGGTGTTAGATATAAATGATCAAGCTAGGATCAGAATGAGCAAGAGTTTCGCCTCTCTTGTGCAAGAAGCGGGTGGGTTTGAAAACCTCCCTTTCAATGAAAAAGACTGTTGTAACTATATTGACAGGGCACACCACCTTCGACTTGGGAAAGGTGGCGTTGGAGTCCTCCGTGAGTATTTTACTCAGATGCAATATAAGAATGACAGGTTCTTTTCACTCATGGATATGGATGATGACGGGCGGTTGAGGCATGTATTCTGGGCAGATGCCCGAAGTAGGGCAGCCTACAAATATTTCGGTGATATTGTGACATTCGACACGACGTATTTGACAAACAGATATGGGATgccgtttgcaccatttgttggtgtaaaccaccatggccaGTCAATTTTGTTGGGGGCATGA